The Dietzia sp. ANT_WB102 region CAGCTGGCCATGAGCGCGATCGGCCAGAGCGATGTCCGCATGACTACCCTGCAAAGCGCCATGGTGGCGGCGACCGTCTCCAACGGCGGCGTCCGCATGGAGCCGCAGCTGATCAAGTCACTGACCGCGCCCGACCTTTCCGTCGTCCAGGGTTTCACTCCGCGCGACGCCGCTCGGGCCCTCACCGACGAGCAGGCCGGCACCCTCACCGAGATGATGATCGGGGCCGAGCAGCACGCCGGCGGCGGTCTGCCGGGAGTCACCATCGCCTCCAAGACCGGCACGGCCGAGCACGGCGTTGACTCCTCCGAGTCCATCCCCTACACCTGGTACATCGCGTTCGTCCCCGGCCGCGACATCGCGGTGTCCGTCGCGATCGAGTCCGGTCCCGGCATTGATCGCGGTACCGTCGGCGCCACCTACGCCGCCCCCATCGGCCGCGAGGTCCTGGGCGCGCTGCTGGGGGGAGCACAGTGAGTCTGACTTCCGGCGCGGTCCTGTCCGACCGTTACCGCCTGCTGCGTCTCATCGCCACCGGCGGCATGGGTCAGGTGTGGGAGGCCGCCGACACGGTCCTCGACCGGCACGTCGCCGTGAAAGTGCTCAAGGCGGAGTACTCCTCCGACCCCGAATTCGTCGAGCGCTTCCGTTCCGAGGCCAAGGTCACCGCGAGGATCTCCCACCCCGGGATCGCCACCGTCTACGACTACGGACAGATCGACGACCCCGCCTCCGGCAGTCCACTGTCCTACCTGGTCATGGAACTCGTGGTGGGCGAGCCGCTCTCGGACGTCCTCGCCCGCGAGGGGACGCTGCCGATGCGGCACACGCTGGACATGCTCGAGCAGACCGGCCGCGCACTCAACGCCGCCCACGCCATCGGACTGGTCCACCGGGACGTCAAGCCGGGCAACATCCTCATCACGCCCGCGGGGCAGGTCAAGCTCACCGATTTCGGGATCGCCAAATCGATGGGAGCATCCGCCGTCACACAGACGGGGATGGTCGTGGGTACTGCCCAGTACATCGCCCCCGAACAGGCCATGGGTCACGAGACCTCCCCCGCCGGCGACGTGTATTCGCTGGGCGTCGTGGGCTATGAGTGCCTGGCCGGGAGGCGGCCGTTCGTCGCCGATTCGCCGGTATCCATCGCGATGATGCACGTGCGGGAGACCCCGCCACCGCTGCCCGACGCCGTGCCCGAGCCAGTCCGCCGAGTTCTCACCGAGGCCATGTCCAAGGCCCCCGAGCAGCGGTACCCGGACGGTGAGGCGTTCGCGGAAGCGATCGCTGACATCCGCGCCGGCCGCGACCCGCGCCCCCCGGCCGCGTTCATCGCGGCCGCCGGCGCCGCAGCGGGTGCGGCGGCTGCGGGCGCGACCGCTGCGACCACCGTTCTGCCTGAGGACGGCCCGAGTGGCGTGTACCGGGCGAGTGGCGCACCCGAGCCCACGCGCGCCTTCACCCGCGCACACCCCGGCACCCCGGGGCAGCCACGCACGCAGGGGCAACGGCCACAGCAGACTCGACCCGGCCCTGCGCCGGCCACCACGCGCCGCCAGCCCGCCCCGCCGGTCACCTCCGGGCCCCCGCGGCGCCGTGGGGGACCCGGTTGCGCGGGGTGGTTCCTGGTGGTCTTCGTGCTGGTCGCGATCGTGGCGGTCGCGGCCGCCATCGCGCTGTCCAATGCCGGTGTCTTCGGCTCGGGCGGGCTCTTCGGTCGCACCACGAGCACACCGACGCCGCCCACCACCCCGGCGACGACCATCACGACGCAGGCCCCCGCCCCGGCGCCCGCGCCGCAACCAACCCCCACCCCGACGCCGTCACCCGAGCCGTCGCCGTCGCCGACCGCGGCGCCGCCGGCCCCGGACCTGCAGGACATGCTGGACTCGCTCACCTCAGAGTTCAGCTCGCTGCTTCCACCCCAGGAGCAGCAGGGACAGCCGGGGCAGAACCAAGGTCAGGCGCAGCGTCAGAGCCAACCGCAGGCGTGGGGCCCCGCCGGCGACACCGTCCCCGCCCGCGGGGGAGGTGACCGCGGATGACCACTCCATCGATTCTGGCGGGCCGGTACGAGGTCGGTGAGCCACTCGGTTACGGCGGCATGTCCGAGGTTCGTCGGGGACGCGACACTGTCCTCGGCCGGGACGTGGCGATCAAGATCATGCGTCCGGAACTGGCGCGAGACGAGACCTTCTACCAGCGCTTCCGCCGGGAAGCGCAGAACTCGGCGTCGCTCAACCATCCGTCGATCGTGGCGATCTACGACCAGGGCGAGGAACGTACTGCCGACGGTGCGCTGCCCTACATCGTCATGGAACTAGTCGAGGGCGACACCCTTCGCGACATCGTCAAGATGGACGGCCCCATGGAGGTCGAGCGCGCTCTGGGTGTGATGGCCGACGTGTGCGGTGCCCTGGACTTCTCACACAAAAAGGGCATCGTCCACCGCGACGTCAAGCCAGCGAACATCATGATCACCCGCGAAGGTGCGGTCAAGGTCATGGACTTCGGCATCGCCCGGGCCATCAGCGATTCCAGCTCGACCCTCACCAACACCTCGTCGGTCCTCGGCACCGCCCAGTACCTCAGTCCGGAACAGGCGCGCGGGGAGACCGTCGACGCCCGTTCCGACCTGTACTCCGCGGGATGTGTGCTCTACGAGATGGTCGTCGGAGCGCCGCCCTTCACCGGCGAGTCTCCTGTCGCTGTGGCGTATCAACACGTCCGCGAGTCGCCGGCGCCACCGTCGTCGGTGAACCCGGAGGTGAGCCGCTACGTGGATGCGGTGGTCATGCAGGCGATGGCCAAGAATCCGCATAACCGATACAACACCGCCGGGGAGATGCGGACCGATCTGATCACCGTTCTCACCGGTGGTCGCCCTACGGCGCCCCTGGTGATGTCCGATGACGAGCTCGACGACGACCTGAGGCCGGACGCCCCCCACGGTTTCACCGGCGCGGGGTACGGAACCGGCCCATCCCAGTGGTCCCCGTCGGATGCACTCACCGAGGCCCACGCCCTACCGGCGCTGTCCGGCGGCGCCGCCGACTCGGGTGCCGGTGCTGTGGACGCCTCCGGTCCTACTTCTCATCGCGGCGACCCCTCCCGCCGCGACGGTCGGCGCAGGCCGCGGGCGGTGGCCATCGCGCTGGCCGCGCTGCTGGTGCTGGGCGGTATCGCGGCCGTGTCCATGTGGGCGACGACCTCCGACAATGGCGGCGGGACCGCGCTGGCGCAGGAGGTCACGATCCCCGAGGTCGCCCAGCGGCCGGTGGCGGACGTCGTCGACGAACTCACCTCGATCGGGCTCAAGCCTGTGCAGACCGCGGAGCCGCACCTCCAGATACCTGAGGGCCATGTGATCTCGTCCGACCCGATCGCCGGCAAGCGCCTGACGGTGGGCTCGGAGATCACCCTTGTGGTCTCGACGGGGAAACCGATCCTCTCGGTCCCCAATGTGATGGGGATGTCCCCGGGCGACGCCCGGTCGGCCTTGGAGGAGGCCGGATTCCAGGTGGTCCCAGAGAACGCGACGCGCCCGTCGACGTCCGAGGACCAGGACAAGGTCGTCGACACCGACCCGGGGCCCGGTGCACAGGTGCCCTCAGACCGTCCGGTCCGGTTGACGGTGGGCTCCGGGCCCGAGCAGATCGCGGTGCCCAACGTGGTGGGCCAGTCCGCTGATCCGGCACGCGCGGCGCTCGAGGCGGCGGGCTTCCGCGTCGACACCCTCCGAGTGGACGGCACCGCGCCGGAGGGCCAGGTGGTGAACCAGTCCACCTCCGGTGGCCAGACACAGCTCAAGGGCGCGACCATCACGCTCCAGATCTCGGCCGGTAACCGGTTCGACATGCCCAACCTCGTCGGCGACACCGTCGAGGGGGCTCTTGAGAAGCTCGAACGGGCCGGGTGGCGTGGCGACCGCGGACAGCTCCTGGAGCTGCCGCAGAACGACCCCGACCTCACCCGAGTGGGCCGGATTTTCTCGCAACAACCGCCGGTAGGCGAGGCCGGCGTCAATGATCAGGTCATGGTCCGGGTGATCCGCTTCGGACTCGTCCCCGGTCCGGGCTGACCGGCGCTCCGCGCGTCAGGCCAGGGCTGCACCGCGCGCACGGTCGAGGTCGGATTCCAACCGCGCGACCAGCGTCTCCGACGGTCGCTCGCCGCACATTCCCAGCCAGTTGGCGAGCATGCGGTGGCCGCCATCGCTCATCACCGACTCGGGGTGGAATTGCACGCCATGGATCGGCATATCGCGATGACGCATAGCCATGACCAGGCCGGACCCGGTCCACGCAGTGGGCACCAGGGTGTCGGGGATCGTCTCCGGCACCACCGTGAGGGAGTGATATCGCGTAGCCGTGAACGGGCTGGGAATCCCGGCGAGCACACCCGAGTCGTCGTGGGTGACCTGGCTGGTCTTGCCGTGCATGAGTTCGGCGGCCCGGTCGACGGTCGCGCCGAACGCCTCGCCGATCGCCTGATGGCCCAGACACACACCCAGCACGGGGATGCCTGCGCGCCCACATACCCCGATGAGCGGGATCGTGGCCCCCGCCCGGTCCGGCGTTCCCGGACCGGGGCTGAGCAGGACGCCGTCGTAGCCGCTGACCACGCGTTCCAGTCCGACCGGGTCGTAGCCGCCGTCAGGGCCGGCGAGCCTGGGGTCGTCGTTCCTCCACACGTCGCACGTCGCGCCCAACTGGCCCAGGTACTGGACGAGGTTGTAGACGAAGCTGTCGTAGTTGTCGACGACGAGGATGCGCATAAACGCAGCGTACTGCGGTCGGACCGGTGAACGTCCGGGGTGGTCTTGGTAGAGTGGCCCTGACATCCCCCACCAGTTCGAGGACTCCATGCCCAAGTCAAAGGTCCGGTCCAAGACCGAGTTCACCGATGCGGCTGTCAGCCGCACCCCCGTCAAGGTCAAGGGAACCCCGACGGCGCGGTGGTACCTGGTGGTCATGTTCGCGTTGATGATCCTGGGTCTGCTCTGGTTGGTGACCTACTACATCGCCGGAGAGCGCATCCCGTTCATGCAGTCCCTCGAGACGTGGCAGAACTTCGCCATCGGTTTCGGGCTCGCGGTTGTGGGCCTTCTCATGACCATGAACTGGCGCTAACCCCTCTCCCACAGACGGTTTCCGACTCTTCCACAGGGTTATCCACAGGTCACCCCCCGCCCGACGCGGGGGGTGACCTGCATTTTCTCCCCTCATACCTCATATGCGCAGGTCAAGTGCCTCATTGCAACTGAGGCGCAGGCGTTGGTCCGGCTGTTCCACACCCCTCACACGCTGTGGACAACTCCCTCCACACTGGGGATAAACCCTTGGTGACAACAATGGGGACGACGCCGCAGGTCGGGCCCGCTCCCAGTCGAACGCCAATCGAACTCCACCCGTGTTATTCATCCACAGTGTGGATAGAGCCTGTGGATAAGGGAGGATGGGCAGCATGAGTGGTGACGCCGTATCGGGGGCCGGGGCCCGCGCCGCGTCATGGTCACCGGGTGCCCTGTGGCCGGCCGTTCAGATCGCGGCGGGGATAGCGCTGGTCGCGGTCGGGTTACAGCGGCAGGACCCTCTCGCCATGCTGCTCACCGGCCTGGCGGCACTGTTCCTCATCCCCGCGGGCACATCTCAGCTACTGCGGCGGCCTCGACTCGAGGTGGTGGACGGCCAGCTGGCGATCAAGAAGCTCGGACGCGTGGTCTTCGTCCCGAAGTCCGCAGTAGTGGAGGTCCGTGCGCTTGGGGTAGCCCGATGGGGTGCGCGACAGCAACTGATGCGGCTGGAATACACCGACGAGCGGGGACGCGAACAGCTGGACGTGTACACCCGTCTCGACCTGGGGACTGATCCGAGAGATGTCGTCGCGGCGTTGCACCGTCTGGGGTTCGGGGCGGTCGACCGTCCCTCGTGAGTGCCCGGCCGTGGACGCTGCCGCCCGCCTGCCGACGGGTATCGGCACGGGCGGGCGGTACGGGCGGGCGGTGTGTGGGCGTCAGCGGGTGACGAGGAATCCGAACGTCATGGTGTCCGCGGCGTACCAGCCAGCGGCACCGACCAGTCCCACGAGGACGACGAAGCCGACCCACGACACGGTCTCGCGGCCCACGCGGCCCACGCGCTGGGGCATCCGGCGCGGCACCACCACCAGCGCGACGGCAGCAACGGCACCGACCGCGAGCCCGCCGAGATGGGCCGCCAGCGAAATACCGGGTACGAGGAAGCTCACGCCCACGTTGAGGACGAGCAACAGTCCGATCCCCTTGACGTCGAGACGCATCGACATCGCCACGATTGCGTACGCCCCCATCAGGCCGAAGATCGCACCGGATGCGCCGGCCGTGAGCGCGTTCTGGCTGTAGAACATCACAGCCACCGACCCGCCGAGCGCCGAGCCCAGGTAGAGGGCGAGGAAACGGGCGTGCCCGATACTGCGCTCGATCCCCAGTCCGAGGATCCACAGCATGTACATGTTCAGCACCAGGTGCATCGGGCCGAAGTGCTGGAACGCCGAGGTGAGCAGCCGCCACCACTCGTCCCTGGCCGCCACCATCGGCGGGAAGAGCGCCGTGGACTCGAACAACGGCGAGGCGTTGTTGGCCAGGAAGCTTCGTGCCTGCACAACGGTCGTGGCGTAGACGGCAAGGTTGGCGGTGATGATCCACGCCGTGACCGGCTGGAGGCGGAAAAAGCGCGCGACCGCGCCACCTCGATGGGTCTGGATGCTCATGTCTCCCGGCTATTCATGCTGCGTCGGTCGTGCTGCCGATAGAGTCGTGCTGCCGATAGACCTGCGGCGCGGGTCCGGGAGTCCGGAACCCGCGCCGCCGGCCGACCGGGAAGGTCAGTCAGGAGATCTCGATCGACTCGATGACGACGTCCTCGGTCGGACGGTCCATCGCGCCGGTGCGGGTGGTCGCGATGGCATCGACGACCTTGCGCGAGTCCTCGTCGGCGACCTTGCCGAAGATGGTGTGGCGGTTGTTCAGGTGCGGCGTGGGGCCGACGGTGATGAAGAACTGCGAACCGTTGGTTCCCGGGCCCGCGTTGGCCATGGCCAACAGGTAGGGCTCGGAGAACTGCAGCTCCGGATGGAATTCGTCCTTGAACTGGTAGCCCGGGCCGCCGCGGCCGGTGCCGGTGGGGTCGCCACCTTGGACCATGAAGCCGGAGATGACGCGGTGGAAGATCGAGCCGTCGTAGAACGGGCCGGACTTCTCACCCTTGGCGTTGGCCTGGGAGTACTCCTTGGAGCCGTCGGCCAGGCCGACGAAGTTCTGCACGGTCTCCGGGGCGTGGTTGCCGTACAACTCGATGACGATGTCGCCCCGGTTGGTGTGGATGGTTGCCTTCTGCGTTGCGATGCTCACGCCTCCATCCTGCCACGCAGGCGTAACCGATGTCGGCGAGGTGGCGCTCGGGGCCGGAGCTCCTGTGCCACCATCGTCACATGAGCACACGAAGCGATCGCGCCGCCGAGCGTAAGGCAGTCAAGCAGGCGGAAAAAGAGCTGAAGAAGGCACGCACAGCCGCACAGAAGGCATTCGACCTCAAGGATCCCCGTTTCCTGGGGGAGGCCGCCGTCGCCGCCACCCGCGGCCCGGTCGGACTCGCCCTCTTCGGCGCCAGCCGCGGAATGCAGGTACTGCGGGAGCGTCGCGCCGAGCAGGCGGAGTTGTTGAACGATCTGGCGGCAGACGCCCGGCAGCACGCCGAGGCACTGCGTGAACAGACCTCCGCGCTCGCCTCACCCGACCGGAAGCGGGGCGGACTGCGCCGGTTCGCGCCGCTGTGGATCGTCGGTCTCGCCGGTGGCGCGGCCGTCGCCGGCGCCACCGCCTACTTCCTGCGCGACCAAGGCTCCACCGCGCCCGCGCCCGCGCCTGCTCCCTCGCCGACCCCGACCCCGACACCGGCCCACACGCCCACCCCGGCCGAGGACGGTCCCGCCGTAACGAGCGGGACCGCCGACTCGGCCGGCTCGAAGACCGGCGAGGACCTGACGATCGACTCCGCGGATCCCGAGGGCCCCGCCGACCAGTCCGCCGAGACCTCCCCAGCCGCGGACAGCGCCACACCGGGCCCTGCGGCCGGCTCCGCGCCGCAACCCTCGGACGATCAGCCCGGGGGCGACGCCTCCGCTGACGGGACCTCGACCACCACGTGATCGACGCGGACCCGGCACTCGACGGGACCGCGCTCGATGTGGTCGCGTCGACCCTCGCCGAACTGGGTCCCCTGGACGTCCACGCGCTGTACAAACTGCGCGTGGACGTCTTCGTCGCAGAGCAGGACTGTTCGTACGCCGAAATCGACGACGTCGATGCCGACCCCGGCACCACCCACCTGCTCGCCCGGACCCCCGACGGAGGGCTCGTTGCGACACTGCGGGTGTTCGGATCGAAAGAACCCGGAGGGGTGATGCACATCGGTCGCGTCTGCACGACACCCGCGTGGCGGCGGCGGGGCGTCGCGTCGCGGATGATCCGCCGAGGGCTCGAATTGTGCGGCGACGGGCCGGTGGAGATCGGAGCCCAGTCCTACCTGGAGCGGTGGTACGAGCAGTTCGGATTCGTGCGGTGCGGCCCCGACTACCTCGATGGACGGATCCCCCATCTGCCCATGCGGCGCGACCTCCTAGGATGAGACCCGGCTCACCCCCTTCGATCTCTTCCGAGGAGAAACATGACGTCTGACGCTCCCTCCGGCTCACTGGTCAAGGCTCTCCTCCCGGAGAGCGAAATGCCGACTCACTGGTACAACATCCAAGCCGATCTTCCCGAGCCGATGGCCCCCCATCTGCATCCGGGGACCAGGGAGCCGCTCGCTCCCGAGGACCTGGCACCGCTGTTCCCGATGGCCCTCATCGAGCAGGAGGTCACGCCGGAGCGCTACATCGAGATTCCCGAGGCGGTGCAGGAGATCTACCGTCTCTGGCGTCCGTCGCCGCTGATCCGCGCCCGCCGCCTGGAGGCGGCACTCGGCACGTCGGCTCGGATCTACTACAAGTACGAAGGCACGAGCCCGGTCGGTTCCCACAAGCCGAATACTGCGGTCGCGCAGGCGTACTACAACGCCGCGGAGGGCATCACCAAGCTCACCACCGAGACCGGAGCCGGCCAATGGGGCGCCTCACTGGCGTTCGCCGGTCAGGCCTTTGGCATCGAGGTCGAGGTGTGGCAAGTCAAGGCCTCGTTCGAATCCAAGCCGTACCGCCGGATGCTCATGGAGACCTTTGGCGCGTCGGTCCACCCGAGCCCCTCCGATCTCACCGAGTCGGGCCGCGCATTCCTGGCCAAGGATCCGCAGACCCCGGGCTCGCTCGGGATGGCGGTCTCCGAGGCCGTCGAGGTGGCTGCTGGCGACCCCGAGGCCCGCTACTCGCTGGGGTCGGTGCTCAACCACGTGTGCCTGCACCAGACGGTGATCGGCGAGGAGGCCCTCAAGCAGTTGGGGATGTTCGATGAAGGCGCCCCCGACTACGTGTACGGCTGCGCCGGTGGCGGCTCCAACCTCGCCGGACTCGCGTTCCCGTTCATCCGAGAGAATCTCGCTGGCGCCCAGACCCAGATCGTCGCCGTCGAGCCCACTGCATGCCCGTCGCTGACAGAGGGCGAGTTCCGCTACGACCACGGCGACGTCGCCGGCCTGACCCCACTGATGAAGATGTACACCCTCGGTCAGGACTTCGTCCCGGACCCCATCCATTCCGGCGGCCTGCGGTACCACGGGATGGCGCCGCTGGTCAGCCACGTCAAGCACCTGGGCCTTCTCGACTCCATGGCGGTGGAACAGAAGGTCGCGTTCGCCGCGGGCATCGAATTCGCCAAGGCGGAGGGCATCGTCCCGGCGCCCGAGTCAACCCACGCCCTGGCTGGCGCCATGGCCAAGGCCCGCGAGCACACCGGCGACGCCGGCACCGGCCCGTCGATCGTGATCGGTCTGTCCGGACACGGCTTCCTCGACCTCCCGGCGTACGAGTCCTTCATCCGCGGCGAGATGGACTGACACTTCCCGACCCCCCTACGATCCACACCCTCGATCACAGGAGCCCCTTATGACCAAGACCATCGACTTCACCGACCGCGTCGCGATCATCACCGGTGCCGGGGGCGGCCTCGGCCGCGCCTACGCATTGGCCCTGGCCGAGCGTGGCGCCAAGGTCGTCGTCAACGACCTCGGTGGCGACGTCCACGGCGAAGGTGGCACACCCTCCATGGCGCAGCAGGTCGTCGACGAGATCACCGCCGCCGGTGGTGAAGCCATCGTCGACGGCAACGACATCACCGATGAGGCCGCCGTCGACTCACTCGTGTCGTCGGTGATCGAGAAGTGGGGCCGCATCGACATCCTCATCAACAACGCCGGGATTCTGCTGGACAAGTCTTTCGCCAAGATGGAGACGAGCGACTTCCGCAAGGTTCTCGAAGTGCACCTCATGGGTTCGGTCAACTGCACCAAGGCCGTGTGGCCGCACATGGCCGAAGCGGGCTACGGACGCATCCTCATGACCACCTCTACGTCCGGCATCTACGGAAACTTCGGCCAGGCCAATTACGGCGCCGCCAAATCTGGCCTCGTGGGGCTGATGAATGTCCTCGCCATCGAGGGCGACAAGAAGAACATCAAGGTCAACGCGATCGCCCCCACCGCCGCCACCCGCATGACCGAGGACCTGCTGCCGCAGCGGGTGCTGGACATCATGGGCCCCGAGACGATCGCTCCCGGCGCCCTGTTCATGGTCAGCGACGACGCCCCCACCAAGACCATCCTCGGCGCCGGCGCCGGCGTGTTCGCGGTGTCCCAGATGGTCGAGTCGCGTGGGGTGTACCTGCCCGACGAGGCCCGCACCCCCGAGGTCGTGGCCGAGCGCTGGAACGAGATCTCCGACCTCACCGACGCGCAGACCCTGACGGGCGCCTTCGAGCAGACCTCCAAGTACGCCGCGCTCGCAGCCCGCGAACTGGGCCTGCACCTGGAGAGCTGACCGTGCGACCCGCCACGGGTCCAGTCGGAGACATCGGAGTCACCTCCCCGCCTGGAGTCACCAGGTCAGGATGTGATGGCGCGCGTCTTGGGGAAACTCTGCACGCAGTGACTCCACCGACCGGGAAGCGTAGCGGGGGGCGCCACGCGGGTCACTCCTGGTCGGCGAACTGGGTCTCGTAGAGCTCCGCGTAGCGACCGCCGGCCGCGAGCAACTCCGCGTGGGTTCCTGACTCCACCACCCGGCCCGCCTCGAGCACCAGGATCCGGTCGGCGGCGCGAACGGTGGACAGCCGGTGCGCGATCACCAGTGACGTGCGGTCGGCCATCGCCTCGGTCAGCGCCTCCTGCACCGCGGACTCATTGGTGGAGTCGAGCGCACTCGTGGCCTCGTCGAGCACCACCACGGACGGCGCCGCGATGAGTAGTCGCGCGATGGTCAGACGCTGACGTTCACCACCCGAGAGTCGGTATCCGCGGTCGCCGATGACCGTGCCGAGACCGTCCGGCAGTGACCGCACCAGGTCCTCGAGCCGGGCCCGCCGCAGCGCGTCCCACACCAGGTCGTCAGATACCTCCGGCCGGGCGAAGGTGAGATTCGAGCGGATGGTGTCGTGGAAGAGGTGGCCGTCCTGGGTGACCATGCCCACCGTCCGACGGAGCGACGACGAGGTGACCTCACGCACATCGAGACCCGCCACACGCACCGCGCCGGAGTCGACGTCATAGAGGCGGGGCAGCAAGGAGGCGATGGTGGACTTGCCCGCCCCCGACGAGCCGACCAGGGCGATCATCTGACCCGGCTCGGCGCGGAAGGAGATCCCGTGGAGCACCTCCTGGCCGCCCCGGGTGTCGAGCACTGCGACCTCCTCGAGCGAGGCGAGGGACACTTTGTCCGCCGAGGGGTAGGAGAACCGGACATTGTCGAACTCGATTGCCGCCGGACCCTCGGGAACGGCGACGGCGTCGGGGGCGTCGGCGATCAGGGGCTCCAGGTCCAGGACCTCGAAGACGCGCTCGAAACTGACGATCGCCGTGACGACGTCCATCGGCGCGTTGGCGAGCGACGTCAGCGGACCGTACAGACGGGTGAGCAGTAGGGCGAGGGCCACGACGGATCCCGCATCCAGCGCACCGTTGAGGGCGAACCAGCCGCCGAGTCCGTAGACCAGTGCCAAAGCCAGCGTCGACACGAGCGTCAGCGAGTTCATGAACACGCTCATCAGCAGTGCCGTGTTGACGCCGATCCCCCGGACGCGGCCCGCCCGGGCGGCGAACTCCGCCGACTCCGTCTCGGGTCGGCCGAAGAGCTTGACCAGGGTCGCGCCGCCGGCGTTGAAGCGCTCGGTCATCTGATCGTTCATCGAGGCGTTGAGGTCCGAGGCCTCGCGACGCAGTCGCGCGAGCCGCTTGCCGACATACCGGGCCGGGAACAGGAAGATCGGCAACAGCAGGACCGACAGCACCGTGAGCTGCCAGTTGATGCCGGCCATCACCGCCAGCGTGAGCACGAGCTGCACGAGATTGGACACGACCCCGGACAGGGTGTCGGAGAACGCGCGCTGGGCGCCCATCACGTCGTTGTTGAGTCGGCTGACCAGAGCCCCTGTTCGGGTACGCATGAAGAATGCGACCGGCATGGTCTGGACGTGGTCGAATACCGCGCGGCGGAGGTCGAAGATGAGCCCCTCGCCGATCCGCGCGGACCAGAGGCGGGACACGATGTTGTTGGCCGCCTCCACGATCCCGATCACAGCGATCGCCAACGCGAGCCCCAGGACGACCTTGACCGACGAGGAGTCGACAATCGCTGTGACCACCCGGCCGGCGAGTATCGGGGTCGCCACAGCGAGGGTGGCGCCGAACACCGAGAGCACCAGAAAGAAGAGAATCCGGCGGGTATGCGGGCGGGCAAACCGGCCGATCCGGTTGAAGTTCTCGCGAGTGAAGACACTGCGATCTAGTGCGATGTTGTTGCTCTCGGCCCGCATGAGGGTCCGCATGGCGGCCTGTTGCATCGTCACGTAGTGGAGCTCCTCCCACGTCGGAGAGGGGCCCCGACGACCGTTCGGTACAACCCGGCTCGGGGCTCTCCTATTCCGGCCCACCGCCGCCGAGGCGGGTCTCGCCGTCGTCGCCCCGATCCGGTGAATGGACAAATTTAGGGTTCATGTCTAGACACGACGAAGGATTTTGTCTAATGTCAGGTGTAGCGCTGTGGCAGTCGCCACACCTTGTTGATCCGGAGGTCGACTGCGATGTCCAGCATCGAATACATCCGCCCCGCCGACGGGGCACCACACACACCCCACCACGACCACGTCACCACGGACATCGAGCCGTACCCGTGGTCCGACGCCAAGCGGTACCTGTGGCTACTCGGCCTGGTCCCGGCGATGGGACTGTTCCTGTCGATGCCGTTTGTCGCCGGTTTCAACGCCCTGGGCTGGGAGGTAGCCGCCACGGTCGCGTGGTTCCTGCTGCCGTTACTGGTCTACGTTGCGATCCCGCTCGCCGACCTCGCCGT contains the following coding sequences:
- a CDS encoding GNAT family N-acetyltransferase is translated as MIDADPALDGTALDVVASTLAELGPLDVHALYKLRVDVFVAEQDCSYAEIDDVDADPGTTHLLARTPDGGLVATLRVFGSKEPGGVMHIGRVCTTPAWRRRGVASRMIRRGLELCGDGPVEIGAQSYLERWYEQFGFVRCGPDYLDGRIPHLPMRRDLLG
- a CDS encoding TrpB-like pyridoxal phosphate-dependent enzyme, producing the protein MTSDAPSGSLVKALLPESEMPTHWYNIQADLPEPMAPHLHPGTREPLAPEDLAPLFPMALIEQEVTPERYIEIPEAVQEIYRLWRPSPLIRARRLEAALGTSARIYYKYEGTSPVGSHKPNTAVAQAYYNAAEGITKLTTETGAGQWGASLAFAGQAFGIEVEVWQVKASFESKPYRRMLMETFGASVHPSPSDLTESGRAFLAKDPQTPGSLGMAVSEAVEVAAGDPEARYSLGSVLNHVCLHQTVIGEEALKQLGMFDEGAPDYVYGCAGGGSNLAGLAFPFIRENLAGAQTQIVAVEPTACPSLTEGEFRYDHGDVAGLTPLMKMYTLGQDFVPDPIHSGGLRYHGMAPLVSHVKHLGLLDSMAVEQKVAFAAGIEFAKAEGIVPAPESTHALAGAMAKAREHTGDAGTGPSIVIGLSGHGFLDLPAYESFIRGEMD
- a CDS encoding SDR family oxidoreductase: MTKTIDFTDRVAIITGAGGGLGRAYALALAERGAKVVVNDLGGDVHGEGGTPSMAQQVVDEITAAGGEAIVDGNDITDEAAVDSLVSSVIEKWGRIDILINNAGILLDKSFAKMETSDFRKVLEVHLMGSVNCTKAVWPHMAEAGYGRILMTTSTSGIYGNFGQANYGAAKSGLVGLMNVLAIEGDKKNIKVNAIAPTAATRMTEDLLPQRVLDIMGPETIAPGALFMVSDDAPTKTILGAGAGVFAVSQMVESRGVYLPDEARTPEVVAERWNEISDLTDAQTLTGAFEQTSKYAALAARELGLHLES
- a CDS encoding ABC transporter ATP-binding protein codes for the protein MQQAAMRTLMRAESNNIALDRSVFTRENFNRIGRFARPHTRRILFFLVLSVFGATLAVATPILAGRVVTAIVDSSSVKVVLGLALAIAVIGIVEAANNIVSRLWSARIGEGLIFDLRRAVFDHVQTMPVAFFMRTRTGALVSRLNNDVMGAQRAFSDTLSGVVSNLVQLVLTLAVMAGINWQLTVLSVLLLPIFLFPARYVGKRLARLRREASDLNASMNDQMTERFNAGGATLVKLFGRPETESAEFAARAGRVRGIGVNTALLMSVFMNSLTLVSTLALALVYGLGGWFALNGALDAGSVVALALLLTRLYGPLTSLANAPMDVVTAIVSFERVFEVLDLEPLIADAPDAVAVPEGPAAIEFDNVRFSYPSADKVSLASLEEVAVLDTRGGQEVLHGISFRAEPGQMIALVGSSGAGKSTIASLLPRLYDVDSGAVRVAGLDVREVTSSSLRRTVGMVTQDGHLFHDTIRSNLTFARPEVSDDLVWDALRRARLEDLVRSLPDGLGTVIGDRGYRLSGGERQRLTIARLLIAAPSVVVLDEATSALDSTNESAVQEALTEAMADRTSLVIAHRLSTVRAADRILVLEAGRVVESGTHAELLAAGGRYAELYETQFADQE